One part of the Pseudomonadota bacterium genome encodes these proteins:
- a CDS encoding NAD(P)/FAD-dependent oxidoreductase yields MTPKQVAIIGGGFGALSAALDLSRAGCQVTIYEMDSDIGGLAGTFELMPGIRAEKFYHHWFTSDVDILDLIDELGLAHLKRYVSSNTGLYYANSVFRLASPLDLLKFTGLPLIDRIRTGFMALIARRINDWRKLEHISAEDWLVKIGGKRAYNAIWKPLMQGKFGAEAPNVSAVWMWNKLKLRGSSRNKKGSESLVYFGGGFGALTDGIRKALEERGVTIKLNTRVRSVIVENGVAVGVETDAGREMADVVLSTTALPQFLQMTPALPADYRARCEEIRFLGNSCLVLRLNRSLSSTYWLNVADPSFPFVGIIEHTNLDPKENYNGDHIVYLSKYLPTSEALFSFTPDEMYEYCIPYIQKIFPQFDRSWVLSHHVWKAHYSQPVITKGYSKLIPDFKTPLESLWICNMAQIYPEDRGTNYAVRYGRRVAQQILNEISNGQVEQSEDNCIVENRSNVA; encoded by the coding sequence ATGACTCCAAAACAGGTGGCGATTATCGGGGGCGGCTTCGGCGCTCTCTCAGCCGCACTAGATCTAAGCCGCGCAGGTTGCCAGGTAACTATTTACGAGATGGACTCCGATATTGGAGGACTCGCAGGAACCTTTGAGCTAATGCCGGGCATTCGGGCAGAGAAGTTTTACCACCACTGGTTTACATCCGACGTAGATATACTAGATTTGATTGACGAACTTGGACTGGCGCATCTAAAGCGCTATGTGTCCTCAAATACCGGACTCTACTACGCCAATTCGGTCTTCCGACTTGCTAGTCCACTTGACCTGCTGAAGTTCACAGGACTACCCCTGATTGACAGAATCCGTACCGGCTTTATGGCGCTAATAGCCCGTCGTATCAACGACTGGCGCAAGCTTGAGCATATCTCGGCCGAGGACTGGCTTGTAAAGATCGGCGGAAAGAGGGCTTACAACGCCATCTGGAAGCCCCTCATGCAGGGCAAGTTCGGCGCTGAGGCGCCGAACGTCTCGGCGGTCTGGATGTGGAACAAGCTCAAGCTGCGTGGTTCTAGCCGCAATAAGAAGGGAAGCGAGAGCCTGGTCTACTTCGGCGGAGGATTTGGAGCTTTAACGGATGGCATTCGCAAAGCACTTGAGGAGCGCGGTGTTACTATTAAGCTTAACACCCGCGTTCGTTCCGTGATCGTAGAGAACGGCGTAGCTGTCGGAGTTGAAACTGATGCAGGCCGCGAGATGGCGGATGTAGTGCTCTCTACCACAGCACTACCGCAGTTTCTTCAGATGACCCCCGCCCTGCCCGCTGATTACCGCGCCCGTTGTGAGGAGATTAGGTTTTTAGGGAATAGTTGCCTAGTATTAAGGCTTAATCGCTCTCTATCTAGTACCTATTGGCTTAACGTAGCCGATCCCTCATTCCCATTTGTTGGGATTATCGAGCACACCAATCTCGACCCGAAGGAGAACTATAACGGCGATCATATCGTATATCTTTCAAAGTACCTGCCAACGAGTGAGGCGTTATTTTCATTCACCCCTGATGAGATGTACGAGTACTGTATCCCATATATCCAGAAGATATTTCCGCAATTTGATCGCTCCTGGGTACTCTCACACCACGTTTGGAAGGCACACTATAGCCAGCCGGTGATCACTAAGGGATATTCGAAACTGATTCCAGACTTCAAGACTCCATTGGAGTCCTTGTGGATCTGCAATATGGCTCAGATTTATCCTGAGGATAGAGGAACCAACTATGCGGTGCGTTATGGCCGCCGGGTTGCTCAGCAGATCCTGAATGAAATTTCAAACGGTCAGGTTGAGCAGTCCGAAGATAACTGCATAGTCGAAAATAGAAGCAACGTAGCATAA
- a CDS encoding tetratricopeptide repeat protein produces the protein MESNITVCRQCGVNVTAIMRFCPSCGSSLTKRPRGYWIALGGVVAVLLSVGIALQITRQPPRAAATTQVTAHAQTQSQQYTDDPQIAKMRSEIEATPDDLAKLRVFAGMLGDKLRADPGASSPLVFEAIDVLGKILKLAPNDPGALVMMADVSFDQRAFTKSLDFYERYLKLEPQDLGARARYASTLTFLGRFDDSITELNSVLKSDPNNFPAMAYLAITYAQSGDTPKAKELGVGALKLAPSDDARARFSAFVSSLDGAADQPVASAVRGTKVQQGQGAVPQPVKVGIDGFIAIVRANPIAGPKFVQHEASTGGSLRLIFRDFPMQQMPPFAKEKFFSGLRKAATEARLEGIKTIIFVDAQSGSEMESLAL, from the coding sequence ATGGAATCTAATATAACAGTGTGTCGGCAGTGTGGGGTAAATGTCACAGCTATAATGCGGTTCTGTCCCTCCTGCGGCAGTAGCCTGACAAAGCGACCGCGCGGCTATTGGATAGCGCTAGGTGGAGTTGTAGCTGTGCTATTATCTGTTGGCATAGCCTTGCAGATCACTAGGCAGCCACCCCGTGCGGCGGCTACAACGCAGGTTACAGCGCATGCGCAGACCCAGAGTCAGCAATATACCGACGATCCGCAGATAGCTAAGATGCGCAGCGAGATCGAGGCAACGCCTGATGATCTGGCAAAGCTTAGAGTATTTGCTGGAATGCTTGGAGATAAGCTCCGCGCAGATCCTGGCGCTTCAAGCCCGCTGGTTTTTGAGGCGATCGATGTGCTCGGGAAGATTCTAAAGCTTGCGCCGAACGATCCAGGCGCTCTTGTAATGATGGCCGATGTCTCCTTTGATCAGAGAGCTTTTACAAAGTCACTCGATTTTTATGAGCGCTACCTGAAATTAGAGCCCCAGGATCTCGGAGCACGTGCCCGTTACGCCAGTACCCTGACCTTTCTTGGGCGTTTTGATGATTCTATTACGGAGCTGAACTCGGTTCTTAAGAGCGATCCGAACAACTTTCCAGCCATGGCGTATCTCGCCATAACGTATGCCCAGAGTGGGGATACGCCGAAAGCTAAGGAGCTAGGGGTTGGCGCTCTAAAGCTTGCGCCCTCCGATGATGCGCGTGCGCGCTTCTCGGCCTTCGTTAGCTCGCTTGATGGGGCGGCTGACCAACCGGTAGCATCTGCTGTGCGCGGAACTAAGGTGCAACAGGGGCAGGGGGCGGTGCCGCAACCAGTTAAGGTTGGCATAGATGGCTTTATCGCTATCGTACGAGCTAATCCGATAGCTGGACCTAAGTTTGTGCAGCATGAGGCTAGTACGGGCGGATCTTTAAGACTTATCTTTAGAGACTTTCCGATGCAGCAGATGCCACCCTTTGCGAAGGAGAAGTTCTTCTCTGGGTTGCGTAAAGCGGCGACCGAAGCGCGCCTTGAGGGAATTAAAACGATAATCTTTGTTGATGCGCAGAGCGGAAGTGAGATGGAATCCCTCGCGCTCTAG
- a CDS encoding glutamine synthetase family protein — MDISLRNFLEISYDELEQLNLEAKEKVEHRTCENELREYYLKYLQEEKRIKAVTVCFTDIEGRLHMLDYDKKYLVKSYDNLTFDGSSVRGFSVVKESDLRLEIDWGSFRWLPSDVFGPGKVMVFSLIKDRDGRGYMSDMRSRLKAFSDDLYTGQGITANIAVECEGFLFDGRDAEQSFSDLAGFKLVSGSGYYSSLPKDPLKIFIDSLAEAQRAMAFENEKDHPEVAPSQFELNYTYCDALLAADQVQLYKLTARQIAANSGLTACFLPKPIAGINGSGMHTNLSLSQKGKNIFYDPAGEDGLAAPAWDFIDRLLNNANDICLIINSSVNAYRRLDPNFEAPNQIRSSPVDRTSMVRIPLGNAKSARIEVRTVAPDANPYLTFLSILHTGLRGPKNDQQVTENRRSRTRLLPGNIYDAIRLCKASDYVTEMLGEIPKEKFVERKVASADRCPKELGARVKTSEVIYHHEVSNQHIWNNF, encoded by the coding sequence ATGGATATCAGCTTGAGAAACTTCCTTGAAATTTCCTACGACGAATTAGAGCAGCTTAACCTCGAGGCCAAGGAGAAGGTGGAACACCGCACCTGTGAGAATGAGCTGCGGGAGTACTATCTCAAGTATCTGCAGGAAGAGAAGCGCATTAAGGCGGTCACGGTCTGTTTTACAGACATTGAGGGCCGCTTACACATGCTCGACTACGACAAGAAATATCTCGTTAAGTCGTACGATAATCTTACCTTCGACGGCTCCTCTGTGCGTGGATTCTCGGTTGTAAAGGAGTCCGACCTTAGACTTGAGATCGATTGGGGATCGTTTCGCTGGCTGCCGAGTGATGTCTTCGGGCCAGGCAAGGTGATGGTATTCAGCTTAATTAAGGATCGTGATGGACGTGGCTACATGTCCGATATGCGTAGCCGCCTAAAAGCCTTCAGTGATGATCTTTATACCGGGCAGGGAATTACGGCGAACATAGCTGTAGAGTGCGAAGGGTTTCTCTTTGATGGGCGCGATGCTGAGCAAAGTTTTAGCGACCTCGCAGGTTTTAAGCTTGTCTCTGGTAGTGGGTACTATAGCTCCCTTCCAAAAGATCCCCTTAAGATATTTATCGACTCGCTGGCGGAGGCGCAACGCGCCATGGCGTTCGAAAACGAGAAGGATCATCCTGAGGTTGCGCCTTCACAGTTTGAGCTTAACTATACCTACTGCGATGCGCTGCTTGCAGCCGATCAGGTGCAGCTCTATAAATTGACCGCGCGTCAGATCGCCGCTAATTCTGGACTAACCGCCTGTTTCCTACCGAAGCCGATCGCAGGCATCAATGGTAGCGGGATGCATACCAATCTATCGCTTTCGCAGAAGGGGAAAAACATCTTCTACGATCCGGCAGGTGAGGATGGACTCGCTGCGCCAGCGTGGGACTTTATTGATCGATTGCTCAACAACGCAAACGATATCTGCTTGATCATAAATTCAAGCGTTAATGCATATCGCAGACTCGATCCGAACTTTGAGGCGCCAAATCAGATCCGCTCCTCGCCGGTTGATCGCACCTCGATGGTTCGTATCCCACTAGGCAACGCTAAGTCGGCTCGCATCGAGGTTCGTACGGTCGCTCCGGATGCCAATCCATACCTGACCTTTCTTTCTATCCTGCACACTGGACTACGGGGACCAAAGAACGATCAACAGGTAACAGAGAACCGTCGTTCACGCACCCGCCTTCTGCCAGGAAACATCTACGATGCTATTCGACTCTGTAAGGCGAGCGATTATGTAACTGAGATGCTTGGCGAGATTCCGAAGGAGAAGTTCGTTGAGCGTAAGGTCGCCTCTGCCGATCGTTGTCCAAAGGAATTGGGCGCGCGGGTTAAGACCAGCGAGGTGATTTATCACCACGAGGTTTCAAACCAGCATATCTGGAACAACTTCTAG
- a CDS encoding DUF2283 domain-containing protein, translated as MKVRYFEDTDTLYIELSDREPAKTEDLNDNVMLELDKDGKVVGLTIEHAKEAKGKLEFSYETIAA; from the coding sequence GTGAAAGTCAGATATTTTGAAGACACAGATACCCTCTATATTGAATTAAGTGATAGAGAGCCAGCAAAGACAGAAGATCTTAATGATAATGTCATGCTTGAGCTTGATAAAGATGGCAAAGTTGTTGGCTTGACGATTGAACATGCCAAAGAAGCGAAAGGGAAACTTGAATTCTCTTATGAAACAATTGCCGCCTGA
- a CDS encoding glycosyltransferase family 2 protein, producing MTINASPCSARTPRNRDPKSMSLVIPCYNEEEVLPELYRRLKELVSGYTFPIEVLLIDDGSKDSTWQMIGSYAQESCFIKAIRLARNFGHQTAITCGLDQTQGEVVIILDADLQDPPELIPLMIKDWQDGYDVVYGQRRQRMGEPLSKKLFAFAFYRIFEQVAGLKVPRDTGDFRLMDRRAVNALQSMRERHRFVRGMVSWIGHHQKALMYDRPERFAGVTKYPFRKSLFLAIDAITSFTFAPLRIASYLGVATSALAFLYIFVILILKARGINFPGYTSIMASILLLGGVQLTVLGILGEYVGRIFEQGQKRPLYLIDQIQGEPLANNTANDTAALQQRAS from the coding sequence GTGACTATAAATGCGTCCCCCTGTTCAGCTCGAACTCCGCGTAACCGCGACCCGAAAAGCATGTCCCTAGTTATCCCCTGTTATAACGAGGAGGAGGTCCTGCCGGAGCTGTACCGCAGACTTAAGGAGCTGGTCTCCGGTTATACCTTTCCGATCGAGGTTCTGCTAATTGATGACGGCAGCAAAGACTCCACATGGCAAATGATCGGCTCCTATGCGCAGGAGTCGTGCTTTATCAAAGCGATCCGCCTGGCTCGAAACTTTGGTCACCAAACCGCTATTACCTGTGGGTTAGATCAAACGCAGGGCGAGGTAGTTATTATCCTTGATGCCGATCTTCAGGATCCGCCTGAGCTGATTCCATTAATGATCAAAGATTGGCAAGACGGCTACGACGTCGTGTACGGACAACGCCGTCAACGCATGGGGGAGCCCCTTTCTAAGAAGCTTTTTGCTTTTGCTTTTTACCGCATCTTTGAACAGGTTGCCGGACTTAAAGTGCCTCGTGATACAGGAGATTTTCGCTTAATGGATCGTCGCGCTGTTAATGCGCTGCAGTCGATGCGTGAGCGCCACCGTTTTGTGCGCGGCATGGTATCGTGGATTGGCCACCACCAGAAGGCGCTCATGTACGATCGTCCTGAGCGTTTTGCGGGAGTCACCAAGTATCCCTTCAGGAAATCGTTGTTTCTGGCGATCGATGCGATCACCTCATTTACCTTTGCGCCTCTGCGCATCGCCTCCTACCTGGGGGTTGCCACCTCAGCACTGGCGTTCCTCTATATATTCGTGATCCTTATCCTTAAGGCGCGCGGGATAAACTTCCCTGGCTATACCTCTATCATGGCCTCAATACTGCTCCTTGGTGGTGTGCAACTTACGGTACTAGGAATCCTCGGAGAGTACGTCGGCAGGATCTTCGAGCAGGGACAGAAGAGACCGCTTTACCTAATCGATCAGATCCAGGGCGAGCCACTTGCGAACAACACAGCAAACGACACAGCGGCGCTACAACAGAGAGCCTCTTAG
- a CDS encoding HAD family hydrolase, which translates to MNNVKLAIFDFDGTLVSSIDGIAVCMQYALKRFGYDTPSRDELRATVGKTLEESIRILTASRCPEAEIPMVVRAYREMYVEVSSQYTNLFDGAERVLTTFKRNGIKNVLVSNKGSVGLYPLLDKLQITGCFDVVLAADQVCHTKPSADLYETHIASAFREIPTDQTIVVGDTATDILFADNIGAVSCWASYGYGDAGECMNLNPKHVIATLADLLTIARLPAREPGLMP; encoded by the coding sequence ATGAATAACGTCAAGCTTGCCATATTCGATTTTGACGGCACACTTGTGTCCTCCATCGACGGAATCGCAGTGTGTATGCAGTATGCGCTTAAGCGGTTCGGTTATGACACGCCTTCTCGTGACGAGCTCAGAGCAACCGTAGGAAAAACCCTCGAAGAATCCATCAGGATCTTAACAGCCTCCCGTTGTCCAGAGGCAGAGATTCCGATGGTAGTTCGTGCATACCGTGAAATGTACGTAGAAGTGTCATCGCAATATACAAATCTATTCGATGGTGCTGAAAGGGTTCTGACAACCTTTAAACGCAATGGGATAAAAAACGTTCTGGTCAGCAACAAAGGGAGTGTGGGCTTGTATCCATTGCTAGACAAGCTCCAAATTACTGGATGTTTCGATGTAGTGCTCGCGGCCGACCAAGTGTGTCACACGAAGCCATCAGCTGACTTGTATGAAACACACATTGCCAGTGCATTCCGTGAGATTCCGACTGACCAGACAATCGTTGTGGGCGACACAGCGACTGACATTCTTTTCGCGGATAATATTGGCGCTGTTAGCTGCTGGGCTTCTTATGGTTACGGTGATGCGGGTGAATGCATGAATTTGAATCCGAAGCACGTTATTGCCACTCTTGCGGATCTATTAACGATTGCGCGGCTTCCAGCACGGGAGCCCGGGCTAATGCCCTGA
- a CDS encoding DUF2298 domain-containing protein — protein sequence MNTLLLVALLGVIGCFFAAPIFEFVFATLLLAPLLKFLLARILLSLGVVVGTGWPQAALYLVAFVWVFALTGYIFGKRQRKILRAEFYPLLMFAVVFISAYWMCLMWPDFISMGERLRDYALLTSAIDSPVVPREPWMEGATLNYYVFWYRFGAMLSALLYIPAWDAYHTILAFSLAFYSAVIFQVVRVVIGGSGLLATFASVVLPFGSNIAGVMGWKRAEKGGFVPDEGWWGPSRVIRGAIDEFPAWSFLLGDAHPHFLNLAALPFFILILYYIVTSASSVSSRALHAVTFVLAAALFLVGSNAWEVPMWLGTAIMFGLVAWIVLHSEWYKDLFMSVRELADFEMVRGITLLFVVVVGAFIANLLRTPDQWGKSLTALLFSTAFAAALFPWKARFFERSIKAIGRSFDLIVVASWTVIFAALILSSNHISSGEGGKLEFVREPVFLTTIGELFTHWGFHLFFLSVATILLFELSLSTLFIFIFMAVTLLYEKAALFIYVLIGLQLLRLFTEKRREPTWRVIFSEGLVICSLGLLLLPEIAFLNDSYGGDNERMNTIFKVYTTAWGLLGLAAVGLSHRVYVQYRERLNYIAPGLPAAIAGFLGVVVLIGSARLYTHTLPMRKIEQRSPQRWSEGLGIPDKEHPGSATIIRVLRDKPHGRVLEAQGNPYSYTSFVSTLAGQPCYIGWINHVGLLTKNHGETGRRGKITIEIYNEADCAVRKAIAEREQIRYIVVGTLENKRYSGASSKDYSCFTQVTHDRDYTLYQVG from the coding sequence ATGAACACCCTCCTGCTTGTCGCCCTGCTGGGCGTTATTGGTTGCTTCTTTGCCGCACCGATCTTTGAGTTTGTTTTTGCTACGTTACTTCTAGCACCGCTGTTAAAGTTCCTGCTGGCGCGTATCCTACTCTCGCTAGGTGTTGTAGTCGGCACAGGTTGGCCGCAAGCAGCGCTATATCTGGTTGCATTTGTATGGGTGTTCGCCCTAACCGGCTACATCTTTGGCAAGCGTCAGAGAAAGATCTTAAGGGCAGAGTTCTATCCCCTCTTAATGTTCGCCGTGGTGTTTATCTCGGCCTATTGGATGTGCCTAATGTGGCCAGATTTTATTTCGATGGGGGAGCGTCTACGCGATTACGCTCTACTGACATCGGCGATCGACTCGCCCGTTGTACCACGTGAGCCGTGGATGGAGGGCGCAACGCTCAATTACTACGTATTCTGGTACCGATTTGGAGCGATGCTTAGCGCACTGCTGTATATTCCTGCCTGGGATGCATACCATACGATATTAGCCTTCTCATTGGCTTTTTACAGCGCCGTTATCTTTCAGGTTGTGCGTGTTGTTATTGGTGGTTCAGGGTTGCTCGCAACTTTTGCGTCCGTCGTTTTGCCGTTTGGTTCAAATATCGCCGGTGTAATGGGATGGAAACGAGCCGAGAAGGGCGGCTTCGTTCCTGATGAGGGTTGGTGGGGACCTTCGCGCGTAATTCGTGGTGCGATTGATGAATTTCCGGCTTGGTCGTTCCTGCTTGGAGATGCGCACCCCCATTTTTTAAACCTGGCAGCGTTGCCGTTCTTTATATTGATACTCTACTACATAGTTACTAGCGCTAGCTCTGTTTCAAGCCGTGCCCTGCACGCCGTAACTTTCGTACTGGCAGCCGCGCTCTTCCTAGTCGGCAGTAACGCCTGGGAGGTTCCGATGTGGTTAGGTACCGCCATCATGTTCGGCCTAGTTGCTTGGATAGTACTCCATTCTGAGTGGTATAAAGATCTCTTTATGTCGGTGCGCGAATTAGCGGACTTCGAAATGGTTAGAGGGATTACGCTGCTATTCGTTGTTGTAGTGGGGGCCTTTATCGCCAATCTTTTGCGCACACCAGATCAGTGGGGGAAGAGCCTTACGGCGCTCCTTTTTTCGACTGCCTTTGCCGCAGCACTGTTTCCCTGGAAGGCCCGTTTCTTTGAGCGCAGCATCAAGGCCATTGGCCGCAGCTTTGATCTGATAGTAGTGGCATCATGGACCGTAATCTTTGCAGCACTTATACTATCAAGTAACCATATCTCCTCCGGTGAGGGCGGAAAGCTAGAGTTCGTACGAGAGCCCGTTTTTCTTACAACGATTGGAGAGCTCTTTACACACTGGGGGTTCCATCTATTTTTCCTCTCAGTTGCGACCATATTATTGTTCGAGCTATCGCTCTCTACCCTCTTTATATTTATTTTTATGGCGGTAACGTTGCTTTACGAAAAAGCAGCGCTCTTTATCTACGTTCTGATCGGATTGCAGCTCCTAAGGCTCTTTACTGAGAAGCGTAGGGAGCCTACCTGGCGCGTTATCTTTAGCGAGGGGCTTGTTATCTGTAGCCTAGGGCTGCTGCTCTTGCCTGAGATAGCCTTCCTTAACGACTCCTACGGAGGAGACAACGAGCGCATGAACACCATCTTTAAGGTCTATACAACGGCCTGGGGACTACTTGGACTCGCTGCCGTTGGATTGTCCCATAGAGTTTATGTGCAATACCGCGAGCGGCTTAACTATATCGCCCCTGGGTTGCCGGCTGCAATCGCCGGATTCTTGGGGGTTGTGGTGCTGATAGGATCGGCTCGTTTGTATACCCATACCCTGCCGATGAGGAAGATAGAGCAGAGGTCACCGCAACGGTGGAGCGAGGGGCTTGGAATTCCGGATAAGGAACATCCAGGGTCCGCTACGATTATTAGGGTACTGCGCGATAAGCCGCACGGCCGTGTGCTTGAGGCGCAGGGTAATCCCTATAGCTATACCAGCTTCGTATCAACCTTAGCGGGTCAGCCGTGCTATATCGGGTGGATAAATCACGTTGGCCTTCTTACCAAGAATCATGGGGAGACCGGGCGTCGTGGCAAGATTACCATCGAGATCTATAATGAAGCCGATTGCGCTGTACGCAAAGCGATCGCAGAGCGGGAGCAGATTCGCTACATCGTCGTTGGTACGCTTGAGAACAAAAGGTACTCGGGTGCTTCAAGTAAGGACTACTCCTGCTTTACGCAGGTTACGCACGATAGAGATTATACGCTTTATCAGGTTGGGTAG
- a CDS encoding TIGR03663 family protein — MNNKVTKNQASAQTGAADSAPITTESQGWTSFFLAREWVLFSLILVLGLLLRWLLLDMRPYHHDESLHGMYGRYFYDFPNSNFYKYDPMLHGPMLYNCMRFIYAMFGDSLWAARTPVCIMGTLFMFLPFVFRSYFKRSTVLILTAAVALSPTLVYWSRFLREDYWVVSGMLFTVYGFTIAPKPLKAFFVMFGITIQWCTKENVFVSLAILVGYFIFEALFQWLVMGEKDTLAHRAGRYIAAHIWETVLGFVVCAIIYCWFYGAGFRYPEGIIKGLGGAAIDYWGAHHKMERIKGPFNFHLYVTAWYELPFFVAFLTHVALFYKRARAEIQFCALLVFAGTVLACLVTDANTIQENKLWQFFKLKDHLDIVGLSLLFFHAPFVTIQHLLRRERGLAAAGYFFTATFFSYSYLGEKVPWLSMYPLVFGLPYLALFFQDYFTKYPINYAAYPVRKALLWVGTISMILGIIFVLEQWGLKEERFSLENRVFILFGVLLVACAMADLFDNFLGHIHLGRWLTIIAIIFSLRAAVQTNYVYAGKETEYLSQVHTTYELAETAKQIIDEATFERNAYRPKVYATGETTWPLTWYFRNIPQEYKFSIKPEEIPNFSYIYLSWKENPEAGYIPAGFYSRRINLRGWWVPDFKKVTLKKFLRYSVNHYPWSDSGFSYATFLVAKETAKFKD; from the coding sequence ATGAATAACAAAGTAACCAAAAACCAAGCAAGCGCTCAAACAGGCGCCGCAGATTCAGCTCCTATAACCACAGAGTCTCAGGGCTGGACATCCTTCTTTCTTGCCAGGGAGTGGGTCTTATTCTCACTAATCCTGGTGCTGGGACTGCTTTTGCGCTGGCTCCTGCTTGATATGCGCCCATACCACCACGATGAGTCGCTACACGGCATGTACGGTCGCTACTTCTACGATTTCCCGAATAGTAACTTCTACAAGTACGACCCGATGCTGCACGGCCCGATGCTCTATAACTGCATGCGCTTTATTTACGCCATGTTTGGAGACTCCTTATGGGCGGCTCGCACCCCCGTTTGCATAATGGGGACGCTCTTTATGTTTTTGCCCTTCGTATTCAGGTCATACTTCAAGCGTTCTACCGTTTTAATCCTGACAGCTGCCGTCGCACTCTCGCCAACCTTAGTTTATTGGTCGAGATTCCTGCGTGAGGACTACTGGGTTGTTTCTGGCATGCTCTTTACGGTGTACGGATTTACGATCGCCCCTAAACCTCTCAAAGCCTTCTTTGTTATGTTTGGTATCACGATTCAGTGGTGCACCAAGGAGAACGTCTTTGTATCGCTAGCCATCTTAGTTGGATACTTCATCTTTGAAGCCCTTTTTCAATGGCTAGTTATGGGCGAGAAAGACACCCTAGCTCACCGTGCTGGAAGGTATATTGCGGCTCACATCTGGGAGACCGTGCTGGGGTTCGTAGTGTGTGCCATTATCTACTGTTGGTTCTACGGCGCTGGATTTCGCTATCCAGAGGGAATTATCAAGGGTCTCGGTGGCGCTGCTATCGACTACTGGGGCGCGCATCACAAGATGGAGCGTATTAAGGGCCCCTTTAACTTTCACCTCTATGTAACGGCTTGGTATGAGCTGCCATTCTTCGTAGCGTTCCTGACCCATGTAGCGCTCTTCTATAAACGAGCCCGTGCCGAGATTCAGTTCTGCGCTCTACTGGTTTTTGCAGGGACGGTGCTAGCGTGTCTCGTAACCGATGCCAATACAATCCAGGAAAACAAACTGTGGCAGTTCTTTAAACTAAAGGATCACCTCGACATAGTGGGCCTCTCTCTGCTCTTTTTTCACGCTCCATTCGTTACGATTCAGCATCTGCTTCGCCGCGAAAGAGGCTTAGCTGCTGCGGGGTACTTCTTTACCGCTACATTTTTCTCTTACAGCTATCTAGGCGAGAAGGTGCCTTGGCTCTCGATGTATCCCCTGGTCTTTGGGCTGCCATACCTGGCGCTCTTCTTTCAGGATTACTTTACAAAGTATCCAATTAACTACGCAGCCTACCCGGTTAGAAAGGCGCTCTTATGGGTCGGAACAATTTCGATGATACTTGGTATTATCTTCGTGCTTGAGCAGTGGGGCTTAAAAGAGGAGCGCTTCTCCCTTGAAAATAGGGTGTTTATTCTCTTTGGGGTTCTCTTAGTTGCCTGTGCGATGGCCGATCTCTTTGATAACTTCCTTGGTCATATACACCTTGGCCGGTGGTTGACCATAATAGCCATTATATTCTCCCTACGGGCTGCCGTACAAACCAACTACGTCTACGCTGGCAAGGAGACGGAGTACCTCAGTCAGGTTCATACAACCTACGAGTTGGCCGAGACCGCCAAGCAGATTATCGACGAAGCTACCTTTGAGCGGAATGCATATCGGCCCAAGGTTTATGCCACGGGAGAAACAACCTGGCCCCTGACCTGGTACTTTAGAAATATTCCCCAGGAGTATAAGTTCTCTATCAAGCCCGAAGAGATACCGAATTTTAGTTATATCTACCTAAGCTGGAAGGAGAATCCTGAAGCCGGATATATCCCGGCTGGCTTCTACTCCCGTCGCATTAATCTGCGTGGCTGGTGGGTACCTGACTTTAAGAAGGTAACCCTCAAGAAGTTTCTGCGTTACTCAGTCAATCACTATCCGTGGAGCGATTCTGGCTTCTCCTACGCAACCTTCCTGGTTGCTAAGGAGACGGCGAAGTTTAAGGACTAG